taaactgttttgatAATCTACTTTAGAAACGGTGCTAAAGttcagttatttttctttacaTGTTGCCTAGTTTTATATCTTTGAACATGTGGCACCTCTGAAGTAACATTCCATGAATTCATTTTGTTTAAACTTTAGTCGTCTCTGAAGgccaaaaaaagctttaaatgacttgtgGGATTTGTATTACAAGTCTTTAAATATGCTAATAAAGGTCTGAAAGCACAGGTTACCTGTTCACTGAATGTTTGAATGTGTAAACCTTAAACCCATGTGTTATTAAATGTGTATGAAAAATAGTCCCACACACCTCTACATTACTCTTTAGATCTCAGACAAAGATGTAATAAACGACACACAGCGGTTCAGGAAAGCCTTTTCTCCTTTAATACAAAGAAAAGAAGCTTTTAACTTCAAAAAATACAAGATtggtctggattttttttttttttttttttccttctccgcAAATTGCCAGTTTTCCGTTTCCTATGAAATGCTGCTGTTGCCTGCAGTTCAGCCTGAAGTGAAATATATCCCTTATTTTGCTTTGGACTTGTAACCCAGGGGTTGATCACATTTTattgtctgtgggttttttggCGGCTGAGAATCGGGCCTTTCCTTTAATGACATTTTATTTGTAATATTTTGATTTAAGTGCCCATAGTGCCATACGACACCCTGACCAGCAGATCCAGGAAATTTCTGTTACATCCACATATTTTATCCATGCTCacctcaaaaaaaaaatgaggtaCAAGGCAGGTCAAAATTTCTTCCAAAATAGATGTCATATATATAcctacatatatgtatatatgtatatatatatagcaatCATATATACACATTCGTACATACATACACTAATTTATgtgatgcaaagaaaaaaaatttacaCATTTCTTACAAAGTCGTAACAAAGACTGGAAAGTGTTTTGTTTGCTCTGGAGCAAAGTTGTGTAGCTGTTGAGCCTCTGTGAGGATTTATCCACATTTGTGGAAACCAAAGTAGTCTCCCAGATTTGTGTCCACGTTTGGCTGGCAAGGAAGTTAGAGACAAACAGAGGGAGACAGAGAACAGTTTGTTAGTGCAAATCCAGGACTTGGAGGAAATTATCTAAAATGAAGGGAAaaataaaatttttaaaaataagatgagatGAAAAAGACTGCATGAAGGAAACGGTACAAGAGCTTTCTGACCGAAAACAAAAGAAGACttgaaaaaggggaaaaaaggaaaccATAAAGGAGTGTTCACATAAAAAAGCACAAACAAattttgtgttcttttattACTAAATATAGTGCAACAATAAACATTGCATTTCTTTCACCCCTTCACTTGTGTCTGAGGATGTTAACTTAGCTTTTTTCCGCCTTTTTTTGTGTTCTTAACACTTGCTGTAAATATATGAGGTGGAACTTTTGTTCTGTCCCTGTGCCACAAGGTCAGCCTGGGAGAAAACAGGCTTCAGGTTCAGAGACGTAAACATAACACAGACCTTGCtctaaacaagacaaaaaaaaaaaaaacaggaacaaaatgaataaaaacggaACAAGTGTAGGTGTTTTGGGCAGCATGTAAATTCAGAAAGGCAGGACAGTTTTAAGGTTGACGACGACCCCTGCAGTCAAAGAGCCAAATCCTCGAGGAATAAAAACCAAGCTGTGTGTACCACAGCGCCCCTCCTGGACAACAGTGCTGGGACAGCTGCGGCCTTTGGACTGGTTGGGCCTTAGAAGGCCTGCTGGGCTGGATTGTAGTTGAAGGTTGTTGGCACGTGAGGCCTCTCTTCCAGCTTCTCATACTCCAGATGAAATTCCTTAGAGATGCAGGCAGAGTTTTAACATGACAGCTCACATCCACAACAAGAGTCGGTAAACTCAACACGGGGGTCTTTTCACCACATAACAACTCATACCTTTGCTACTTTCCTCCAGTTAAGACAATCAAAAAAGTAGTAGGTGCCTCTCTCGTAGTTGTTGGTCTTGAGTGTGGGCTCCATGCCAGGTGCTCTTGTTATCCAAACCCGCTCCTCTTTGTGGTACCTCCAGTCCCGGTTGAAGCTGGTCGGTGAAAGGAGTAAGACAGAAGGGGAAGTAATCCAGTGGCTGACCGCTGACAGTTACCAAAAACATCAAACGCCACAGGGATCGAAATTTGTGCTGACAATTGTAAAAATGTACCGTTGTGTAACCACTGCTGATACAAATCATTTGCCGCATTTCGAAAGGTTTACAGGTTTTTCCCACAATGCACCACGTTGGCTTTTTCTAAGTGTTCTTTCAGCTTCATTTTGTTGGTTGTGCCTGAATCTCTGTGGTTTATTGTTAATATACCAGCCTTAATTTGGCTGTTTATTAATTAACAATGCTGAGGGTGCGAACAAACAACTTTTCTTGCAAAACAAAAACGTGTCTCATCTCTTTAGCATTCTTTACATTTGACTTTCAAGCCAGAACTGATGCGACTTTGTAGCGCTTCGGAGGCAGCATAGTGGGAGTCGAAGTTGATCCGCAGTCAATATCCGTCGTGAGAGATGCTAATCTAACCCACAACACTGTCATCACTCAGTTGATTCTGTGACGCCGGCTTGATGTGTGTCACCACACACCGATGCATGGCTGAGGTCcctctgtcttgcatgtgtgatttaccaaagaaaaaaaagctgggcCACAACcacaatgtgctttttttttttttagctattaAGGTGCAAATGATATGTGAAGAGAGCTTTAATGACTGTTGCTGCTCAGCATGACTATCCATGCCAGATAAAAACTCTCCGAGTACTCACAGTTCTACTGCTGCCAGAATCTGTAGCAGATCACCACCATTCATGTAGTACAGGTAGAACAGCAGATCTTCACCATATCGGGCCAACTTAATCGCAGCCAACTACAGACAAGACAGCAGAGCATAGGAAGAGTAAATATGATGCCAATACTTCAATAATCAAATGATCAAACACTCACTGTGGCGCCATTACTGAGCTCATAGTTACCTTGTCCCTTATGTGGATATTGGTTAAATACTCCGATGGAACATGGAAGTCTGAAAATGCAGGTGCAGATACAAGTTATGCCACAAGGTAAGACAGAGCCTTGTCAGGACATAAATCTGATAAACTATGACACTTTTGCTCAAAACCAGCTTCCTGCAGTACTAACAGCTTAGTCACACGAACACAAACGGCTTCCCACTGCCCGTCTTACCGATGTCTTGAGGTCGACACGGTGATGAGGCCCAAGGAGACGCGAACTTGGGGTACAAGTTTCTGTCAGAGAGGCAAATTGCTCCTGTTAATATCAATATCGTTAGCAGATGATTTGCTAAACACATCTGAGATAAAAAGTACTAAGAATTTGAAGCAGCTCTAAAATGATCTTGAACATTTGGTCAAGTTAAGGCTCCTTCTCCCTGTGAAGAGACACCTTTGAGGAACAGTTAAGACTTTAGATGCTACAAATCTGATGTTTTCCATTTGTAATGGTCTCTTTGAAGAGATTATACCAATGCCAACACTGGCAGTAATTCATTTTAGTCAAATAAAGCACATTGTAAACAATATTTTTGGCTGgtagttttctttatttctgctgGAAAATGAGCCAACTTTCAATTTTAGACCCTGaattcagtttttaaaaaaaacaactttcaatcaataaattttttttatttcagttggcTTTCTCTTCAAAGAAACTGGAAGAAACTCAGGAGATTCATCTCAGCCGCTACAGACCTcaattagcatgttaaatgttaaaattcATGACGGTAAAATtagaaaagactgaacaagtatggcttgtttggactTGTTGGCCGGAGAGTCTCTTGAACAACACAGCGGCACGACTtttgtttgcaaagctgcatctgaacaaaccagaaGACTTCTAGAACAATGTCCTTTcaacagaccagaccaaagcaGAGACGTTCTGTCACAGCgcacagcacaaacacctcataccaactgtgaaGCACgatggtggagggctgatgattggGGCTTGTTTTGGGCTTATTTTCACCATGGCTGTAAATCCTAATCTTACCCTTTTCTATTCAATCTGTAATGTGAGCTGCATTCAAAATTCAAGTCTCAGAGGTATGGTAAGTTATTTGGATTCACATTATGATTGCTTTAAAATAGTTGGCTCATACTGTTAAAGATTTCTAAACTTCAtgcctatttctttttttcttttctttttgtaaatcttctgttagaaaaagaaaaaagccacTACGTGTTATACTGTGAATTtaaaggattttctttttaCGAGGCTAAACTTGGCATACACTTCATGGATACTGAAACCCTAAAAGTGTCTGTATTTAGGGTAAAATGGTCGTCTTACTCTGGTGAATTTAAGTTGAGTCCCAGTGTCGTGAGGTCACTTCCAAGTGCCAGATGGACCATCCCTGGATCAGTCTCTGCGGCCCTGATAAACGTCAGCAGACCAATCATGCCAAATTGGTCTGTCACCATTCCTGAGGGAATGTTCGTCACCCGACCTGCAGCGGCAGGAATATCCAGAGTTTAACGAAGCACAGGTCTACAGTGGGGCTGTGATATACAGTAAATACTTACTGTCAAATCATCCCCGTATCTCTAAACTGTCATTTGTGCAAACATTGGAGAGCAAACCAAGCCGattactttttctttaaattgatgATCAAAGGCAAACTAATAGAACGGCGATGATCTGTCTCACACTGAACATTATTCTTTGTGTCTCCTCACTGTAGCCTATCCGATAATTATCTAACCCCAAATGCAGGGTAGAGAGCCCAACTGCCTCACCCAAGTTGTGCGATTAAGAAGGGATGTCTCTGAGGAATTGGAGCGATACGATTGGCTGTGAGGTCTCACCATCGGGCAACACCTGGATCCCTTTCTTCTGGTTGTTGTTCTGTGCTGAGGCCGTCTTGTCTCCGGGGAACTTTGGCCCATCTGTGCTGGATGTGCTCTTACTTGTGGAGTTCAAGttctaaatgaaaagaaaaaaaattaacacaaagaaaaaaacaacaccatAGATATTGAATAACATCTTTTTCTGATCCGTGCCCATGACacatataaaaataaacatccTGTCAGGTTAAGCTGTCGGGCCAGCGGTGGCTCTCACTTACAGTTTTACTGTCATCGTTGTTCAATGTGGGGTCCTTATAGTTTGGCCCAGGCAGCGCAGGGAAGTCCTCATTATGGATGGAGAAATCCTGCGTCTGTTCCGTCGATGGCTTTGTCACCATGCCAACTTgattgttttccaaaatgtgaGAGCAAAAGATTACAGCAAAAGAGTTTCATAAGCCACTGTCCTCAGCAGGCATATAATCGGGATTGACCCAAATTCTTTGTTGACATTATGAACCGAATGAAGACGCTGAAAAGTCAGCATTTTGCGCTACCTAATGGCCTACCGTAAGGTGCCCGTCCAGCCAGCGGGTTGAGCACCGTTGTGGGATTCCCAGTCCCTTCTCTCCGACTCCTGTCTGCTAATGCAGGGAAGTCTGACAGATCCAGTCCTGTTACATTTTCACTCCCATCTGCACCAAAAGGACAAGAACACATAACATGTAATGACTTGAGGGGATTTCCGATTGTTTTTAAAGGGGAGTCGTGTGAAGTACTTATACATGATACGTATAGAACTCTTCGCAGACAGCATTATCAGCGTGGAGAGACCGAAAGGAGACACAAACCTTGAAATTTCATGGTGATTTAGGCCAACACTATATTGAGGATTTTTACACCGCGTCACTATTGTACCAGATAGTTATTTACTTGTTTCTGTCACCATCTTTTCTTAACCACCGGACAAACTCAGGCAGTGTAATAATCCACAATACAGCGTTTGATTAA
This genomic interval from Odontesthes bonariensis isolate fOdoBon6 chromosome 7, fOdoBon6.hap1, whole genome shotgun sequence contains the following:
- the cnot2 gene encoding CCR4-NOT transcription complex subunit 2 isoform X1, which translates into the protein MFGARKKFEFVEVVDNDFTDESMYYNQPSMFPHRSDKDMLSSPSPSSSGQLSHLGASLYGPQSAIGFPVRGMGNSTPQLNRNLTQGTQLPSHITPTTGVPTMSLHTPPSPSRGSLPMNTRNMLNHSQVGQGIGMSGRTNSMGSSGLGSPNRSSPSIICMPKQQPARQPFTINSMSGFGMNRNQAFGMNNSLSSNIFNGTDGSENVTGLDLSDFPALADRSRREGTGNPTTVLNPLAGRAPYGRPLVGMVTKPSTEQTQDFSIHNEDFPALPGPNYKDPTLNNDDSKTNLNSTSKSTSSTDGPKFPGDKTASAQNNNQKKGIQVLPDGRVTNIPSGMVTDQFGMIGLLTFIRAAETDPGMVHLALGSDLTTLGLNLNSPENLYPKFASPWASSPCRPQDIDFHVPSEYLTNIHIRDKLAAIKLARYGEDLLFYLYYMNGGDLLQILAAVELFNRDWRYHKEERVWITRAPGMEPTLKTNNYERGTYYFFDCLNWRKVAKEFHLEYEKLEERPHVPTTFNYNPAQQAF
- the cnot2 gene encoding CCR4-NOT transcription complex subunit 2 isoform X2, which codes for MFGARKKFEFVEVVDNDFTDESMYYNQPSMFPHRSDKDMLSSPSPSSSGQLSHLGASLYGPQSAIGFPVRGMGNSTPQLNRNLTQGTQLPSHITPTTGVPTMSLHTPPSPSRGSLPMNTRNMLNHSQVGQGIGMSGRTNSMGSSGLGSPNRSSPSIICMPKQQPARQPFTINSMSGFGMNRNQAFGMNNSLSSNIFNGTDGSENVTGLDLSDFPALADRSRREGTGNPTTVLNPLAGRAPYVGMVTKPSTEQTQDFSIHNEDFPALPGPNYKDPTLNNDDSKTNLNSTSKSTSSTDGPKFPGDKTASAQNNNQKKGIQVLPDGRVTNIPSGMVTDQFGMIGLLTFIRAAETDPGMVHLALGSDLTTLGLNLNSPENLYPKFASPWASSPCRPQDIDFHVPSEYLTNIHIRDKLAAIKLARYGEDLLFYLYYMNGGDLLQILAAVELFNRDWRYHKEERVWITRAPGMEPTLKTNNYERGTYYFFDCLNWRKVAKEFHLEYEKLEERPHVPTTFNYNPAQQAF